Proteins from a genomic interval of Rosa chinensis cultivar Old Blush chromosome 2, RchiOBHm-V2, whole genome shotgun sequence:
- the LOC112186743 gene encoding protein PLASTID MOVEMENT IMPAIRED 1-RELATED 1: MSKFEGGRKMGGDSGNAKLLNEIETISKALYAGKRHSRSNSSISTGSNASKTQGKNLLPDPKSKPKSGGENSLLKEKRSFWNWKPLKAFSHIRNCRFNCCFSLEVHSIEGLPSNLNGISLCVHWKRRDGIFVTSPMKVVQGVAKFEEKLTHTCSVYGSRSGPHHSAKYEAKHFLLYASVFGAPELDLGKHRVDLTRLLPLTLEELEEEKSSGNWTTSFKLSGKAKGATLNVSFGYTVLKDNSTASRNSQNAPEGVISRQSSSSLAKAGTKYGQVDARTTMQRGESLPNSRSRASSRSVEDIRDLHEVLPISKSELSSSVNVLYQKFDEEEKSGTPAVYKPELEVLTETVESIKTTSFPSPVSSKVTVEDECEEDDFSVVEQGIELPSKEVMEPEIITEATDASAAEGHVAEITTGQVAAEEGNEVHSQVEGQGGCMDGLVVCNSSSKEDGLCTKESLMKDLESALSIVSDLEAAGLESPEHLKCYVDDKLYKRNMMGSPCSLDDVTENEFLSMLGIEQSPSCISFESEPESPRERLLRQFEKETLAAGCSLFDEFDIVTDDQAECSYRDAAGSDWGHLSESFDLSAMIQAAEEEHQMAAQPARSKAKAKMLEDLETEALMREWGLNEMAFQHSSPKSSHGFGSPLDLPLEDPLELPPLGEGIGPFLQTKNGGFVRSMNPTLFKNAKSGGDLIMQVSSPVVVPAEMGSGVMDILQHLASVGIEKLSMQANKLMPLEDITGKTMEQVAWEAVPALEGPQRDCISQHESVVGQDVPDGRTRVKGSSSGPKSKKSKKNTVGDEMASEYVSLEDLAPLAMDKIEALSIEGLRIQSGMSNVDEPSSISTESVAQNPALQGKGVNVGEFLGLEGAAGLQLLDIKDGGNDVDGLMGLSLTLDEWMKLDSGEIDDEDHISERTTQILAAHHANSLDMIRGGSKGERRRGKGARKCGLLGNNFTVALMVQLRDPLRNYEPVGAPMLALIQVERVFLPPKPKIYSTVSELRKSNEEDDESGSVVKEDIKEEKKDEKLPEEEAIPQFKIAEVHVAGLKTEPGKKKLWGNTNQQQSGSRWLLANGMGKNNKHPFLKSKAKAAPKSSTSATTKVQPGDTLWSISARVHGDGSKWKELAALNPHIRNPNVILPNETIRLC; the protein is encoded by the exons ATGTCAAAATTTGAAGGAGGTAGGAAGATGGGAGGGGATTCGGGTAATGCGAAATTGTTGAATGAGATTGAGACTATAAGCAAAGCCCTGTACGCAGGCAAAAGGCACTCTAGGAGTAATAGTTCAATTTCTACAGGGAGTAATGCGTCGAAAACTCAGGGGAAGAACCTTTTGCCTGATCCAAAATCAAAGCCCAAGTCTGGTGGGGAGAACTCATTGCTTAAAGAGAAGAGGTCATTTTGGAATTGGAAGCCCCTGAAGGCGTTTAGCCATATCCGAAACTGTAGGTTTAACTGCTGCTTTTCTCTCGAAGTTCATTCCATCGAAGGGTTGCCGTCGAATTTGAACGGCATTAGTCTCTGTGTGCATTGGAAGAGGAGGGATGGGATTTTCGTTACTAGTCCGATGAAGGTTGTTCAAGGCGTGGCAAAATTTGAGGAGAAATTGACTCACACATGCTCTGTGTACGGTAGTAGGAGCGGGCCCCATCATTCGGCAAAGTATGAGGCAAAGCATTTCTTGCTATATGCTTCTGTGTTTGGTGCACCGGAACTTGATTTGGGGAAGCATAGGGTTGATCTCACGAGGTTGCTTCCTCTGACATTGGAGGAATTAGAGGAGGAGAAGAGCTCAGGGAACTGGACAACGAGTTTTAAACTATCAGGAAAGGCTAAAGGTGCAACACTTAATGTGAGTTTTGGGTATACGGTGCTTAAGGATAATTCCACTGCATCAAGAAATAGCCAGAATGCTCCTGAGGGGGTGATTTCAAGGCAGAGTAGCTCGAGTTTGGCAAAAGCAGGGACCAAATATGGTCAGGTTGATGCCAGGACAACTATGCAGCGTGGTGAAAGTCTTCCTAATTCGCGCTCAAGGGCCTCATCTCGCTCCGTAGAGGACATAAGGGATCTTCACGAGGTTTTACCAATATCAAAGTCGGAACTATCCAGTTCAGTTAATGTGCTCTATCAGAAATTTGATGAAGAAGAGAAGTCGGGCACTCCAGCTGTTTACAAGCCTGAACTTGAAGTGCTCACCGAGACTGTTGAGTCCATAAAGACGACTTCCTTCCCCTCGCCTGTTTCTAGTAAAGTAACAGTAGAGGATGAGTGTGAagaggatgacttttctgtaGTTGAGCAGGGGATAGAACTGCCATCAAAGGAAGTGATGGAACCAGAAATTATTACAGAGGCTACTGATGCTTCTGCAGCAGAAGGTCATGTTGCTGAAATCACCACTGGACAGGTAGCAGCTGAAGAAGGAAATGAGGTCCATTCCCAGGTTGAGGGACAAGGTGGTTGTATGGATGGACTTGTGGTATGTAATTCTAGTTCCAAAGAAGATGGCTTATGCACCAAAGAATCACTTATGAAAGACCTAGAGTCGGCTTTAAGTATTGTGTCAGATTTGGAGGCAGCAGGACTAGAATCTCCTGAACACCTAAAATGTTATGTAGATGATAAACTATATAAAAGAAATATGATGGGGAGTCCATGTAGCTTGGATGATGTTACAGAAAATGAGTTCTTGAGCATGCTAGGGATAGAGCAAAGTCCATCTTGCATTAGCTTTGAGAGTGAACCTGAGTCTCCAAGAGAGCGTCTGCTAAGACAGTTTGAGAAGGAGACACTCGCCGCGGGTTGTTCTTTGTTTGATGAATTTGACATAGTAACCGATGACCAAGCAGAATGCAGCTACCGTGATGCAGCTGGGTCTGATTGGGGCCACCTGTCTGAGAGTTTTGATCTTTCTGCCATGATTCAAGCTGCAGAGGAGGAGCATCAGATGGCAGCTCAACCAGCAAGGAGTAAAGCAAAGGCCAAAATGTTGGAAGATTTGGAGACAGAAGCATTAATGCGTGAGTGGGGTTTGAATGAGATGGCGTTTCAGCATTCTTCCCCAAAAAGCTCTCATGGTTTTGGAAGTCCATTAGATTTGCCTCTTGAAGATCCACTTGAACTGCCTCCCCTTGGAGAAGGCATAGGCCCTTTTCTTCAGACAAAGAATGGAGGATTTGTACGGTCAATGAACCCCACACTTTTCAAAAATGCTAAAAGTGGTGGTGACTTGATCATGCAGGTTTCTAGCCCTGTTGTGGTACCAGCAGAAATGGGCTCTGGGGTAATGGATATATTGCAGCATTTGGCATCAGTAGGAATCGAAAAGCTTTCTATGCAGGCAAATAAGTTAATGCCCTTGGAAGATATTACTGGAAAGACGATGGAGCAAGTAGCATGGGAAGCTGTGCCTGCTTTGGAAGGACCTCAGAG GGATTGTATCTCGCAGCATGAATCAGTTGTTGGGCAAGATGTACCAGATGGGCGAACAAGAGTCAAAGGAAGTTCATCTGGGCCCAAGTCTAAGAAGTCTAAGAAAAACACAGTTGGCGATGAGATGGCCTCAGAATATGTTTCTTTAGAAGATCTTGCACCTTTAGCCATGGATAAAATTGAAGCACTTTCAATTGAGGGGTTGAGAATACAATCTGGGATGTCAAATGTGGATGAACCTTCAAGCATTAGCACAGAGTCTGTTGCGCAAAACCCAGCTCTCCAGGGCAAGGGTGTTAATGTTGGTGAATTCCTTGGTTTGGAGGGAGCTGCTGGATTGCAGTTGCTGGACATAAAAGATGGTGGTAATGATGTTGATGGACTAATGGGCCTTTCATTAACTCTTGATGAATGGATGAAACTTGATTCTGGTGAGATTGATGATGAAGATCATATTAGTGAGAGAACTACCCAAATCCTTGCTGCTCATCATGCAAACTCTTTGGACATGATTCGCGGGGGGTCGAAGGGAGAGAGAAGGCGTGGTAAAGGAGCAAGAAAGTGTGGGTTATTGGGGAATAATTTCACAGTAGCATTAATGGTGCAACTTCGTGATCCACTAAGAAACTATGAGCCTGTTGGGGCTCCAATGCTTGCTCTTATTCAAGTTGAGAGAGTGTTTCTCCCACCAAAGCCCAAGATTTACAGCACAGTTTCTGAACTAAGGAAAAGTAATGAAGAGGATGATGAGTCTGGGTCAGTGGTGAAAGAGGACATCAAAGAGGAGAAAAAAGATGAGAAACTTCCTGAAGAGGAAGCTATTCCTCAGTTTAAAATCGCTGAAGTCCACGTCGCTGGTCTGAAAACGGAGCCCGGAAAAAAGAAGCTATGGGGTAATACAAACCAGCAACAATCAGGTTCCCGCTGGTTGCTTGCTAATGGAATGGGGAAAAACAATAAGCATCCATTTTTGAAGTCAAAGGCCAAGGCTGCTCCGAAATCTTCTACTTCAGCAACAACAAAGGTGCAGCCTGGTGATACGTTGTGGAGCATCTCTGCTCGTGTTCATGGCGATGGATCAAAATGGAAGGAATTGGCGGCTCTAAATCCGCATATAAGGAACCCCAATGTTATCTTACCAAATGAAACTATCAGATTGTGCTGA
- the LOC112186744 gene encoding ankyrin repeat-containing protein NPR4: MEKKLSDVAMEGSVKKLNDLIQQDPLVLDRALVSSLSETPLHIASMLGHFDLVKELLSRKPEFATELDSRGSTPLHLAAANGHVGVVRELLWADAAACLVRNQDGRTALHVAAVKGRVEVVGELVRARTESTRALTDRGESVMHLCVGSHRLEGLRVLVECVGKDDQLVNLKDGNGNTILHIAVAKKQVEIIKFLLTSTAVNVNALDVNGSTALDILLQSPRDLKDMEIEDSLREVGAQRAKDMRSIEHEWVPKKEPQITRRVASVVSSNGERTMTRRTTSVVSTSGERQTTRHLGSAAVSSKESDSNKPEVNQKPTEWLGRKRDSLMVVASLLATVAFQAAITPPGGFWQDDRQVDENGNPVDNPHSVGTSIMASQNRKEYGVFMIFNTIAFLSSLSIILLLVSGLPIKKRRWMWIQMIITWIAISTLGATYFLSLRHMSPKNVENVLRQVSSISVLTWLCLILLVLIGNVIRLNLWVLRKYGYIKPKEEDPSATIDEELEDV, translated from the exons ATGGAGAAGAAGCTCTCAGATGTAGCCATGGAAGGAAGCGTGAAGAAGCTCAATGATCTGATCCAACAAGACCCACTTGTGTTAGACAGGGCTTTAGTTTCATCCTTGTCTGAAACCCCGCTTCATATAGCTTCAATGTTGGGCCATTTTGACTTGGTCAAAGAGCTACTGAGCCGCAAGCCCGAGTTCGCCACCGAGTTGGACTCGCGCGGGTCGACCCCGCTCCACCTGGCGGCGGCCAATGGACACGTGGGGGTCGTGAGGGAGCTGCTCTGGGCGGACGCGGCGGCGTGTTTGGTGAGGAACCAGGATGGGAGGACGGCGCTCCACGTGGCGGCTGTTAAGGGGAGAGTTGAGGTGGTGGGGGAGTTGGTCCGAGCCAGGACTGAGTCGACTCGGGCGTTGACCGATAGAGGGGAGAGTGTGATGCATTTGTGTGTGGGGAGTCACAGGCTGGAGGGTTTAAGGGTTTTGGTGGAGTGTGTTGGAAAAGATGATCAGCTTGTGAATTTGAAGGATGGGAATGGTAACACCATTTTGCATATTGCCGTGGCCAAGAAGCAAGTTGAG atcATCAAGTTTTTGCTGACCAGTACTGCGGTGAATGTGAACGCTTTGGATGTGAATGGCTCTACTGCATTAGACATTCTACTGCAGAGTCCTAGAGATTTGAAGGACATGGAGATTGAGGATTCTCTTAGAGAGGTTGGGGCACAAAGGGCAAAGGACATGCGTTCAATTGAGCATGAATGGGTTCCGAAAAAAGAACCTCAGATAACAAGACGTGTAGCCTCAGTAGTGTCTTCAAATGGGGAAAGGACGATGACAAGACGCACAACGTCAGTAGTATCCACTAGTGGTGAACGCCAGACAACGAGGCACCTAGGCTCAGCAGCAGTATCCTCAAAAGAGAGTGATTCCAACAAACCGGAGGTGAATCAGAAGCCTACTGAGTGGCTTGGCAGGAAGAGAGATTCATTGATGGTGGTGGCATCACTACTTGCCACTGTAGCCTTCCAAGCCGCAATAACTCCACCTGGAGGTTTTTGGCAAGATGACCGTCAAGTAGACGAAAATGGTAACCCTGTTGATAATCCTCACAGCGTAGGAACATCTATCATGGCCTCTCAAAACAGAAAAGAATATGGTGTGttcatgatttttaacacaatcgCTTTCCTCTCATCTCTGAGCataattcttcttcttgttaGTGGGCTGCCTATAAAAAAGCGGAGGTGGATGTGGATACAAATGATCATAACGTGGATTGCCATCTCTACACTAGGCGCAACTTACTTTCTCTCGCTCCGTCACATGTCCCCTAAGAATGTGGAAAACGTGTTGCGTCAGGTCTCATCGATATCTGTTTTGACATGGTTGTGTTTGATCTTGCTTGTTTTGATAGGGAATGTCATACGTTTGAATTTATGGGTTCTCAGAAAGTATGGTTATATAAAGCCAAAAGAGGAAGACCCATCAGCTACaattgatgaagaacttgaagatgtgTAA
- the LOC112186745 gene encoding ankyrin repeat-containing protein At5g02620 encodes MEKKLSDVAMEGSVKKLNDLIQQDPLVLDRALVSSLSETPLHIASMLGHLDLVKALLSRKPDFATELDSRGSTPLHLAAAKGHVEVLRELIWADSAACLVRNQDGRTALHVAAVKGRVEVVGELVRARTESTRALTDRGESVMHLCVGSHRLEGLRVLVECIGKDDQLVNLKDGNGNTILHIAVAKKQVEIIKYLLTSTGVNVNALNLNGSTALEILLQSPRDLKDMEIENSLREVGAQRAKDMRSIEHGWVPKKEPQITRRVVSSNGKRTMTRRATSVVSTSGEGQTMRHLGSTVSSKESESNKPEVNQKPTEWLGRKRDSLMVVASLLATVAFQAAITPPGGVWQDDLQVDENGNPVDKPHTVGTSIMATNKAEEYGIFMIFNSITFLSSLSIILLLVSGLPIKKRKWMWIQMIIMWIAITTQVSTYFLSLRHLSPKNLEPVLKQVTEISVLTWLCLMSVVFIGNVIRLNLWVLRKYGYIKPQEVDPSATIDEELEEV; translated from the exons ATGGAGAAGAAGCTCTCAGATGTAGCCATGGAAGGAAGCGTGAAGAAGCTCAATGATCTGATCCAACAAGACCCACTTGTGTTAGACAGGGCTTTAGTTTCATCCTTGTCTGAAACCCCGCTTCATATAGCTTCAATGTTGGGCCATTTGGACTTGGTAAAAGCGCTACTGAGCCGCAAGCCCGATTTCGCCACCGAGTTGGACTCGCGCGGGTCGACCCCGCTCCACCTGGCGGCGGCCAAGGGACACGTGGAGGTCCTGAGGGAGCTGATATGGGCGGACTCGGCGGCGTGTTTGGTGAGGAACCAGGATGGGAGGACGGCGCTCCACGTGGCGGCTGTTAAGGGAAGAGTTGAGGTGGTGGGGGAGTTGGTCCGAGCCAGGACTGAGTCGACTCGGGCGTTGACCGATAGAGGGGAGAGTGTGATGCATTTGTGTGTGGGGAGTCACAGGCTGGAGGGTTTAAGGGTTTTGGTGGAGTGTATTGGAAAAGATGATCAGCTTGTGAATTTGAAGGATGGGAATGGTAACACCATTTTGCATATTGCTGTGGCCAAGAAGCAAGTTGAG atCATCAAGTATTTGCTGACCAGTACTGGAGTGAATGTGAATGCTTTGAATTTGAATGGCTCTACTGCATTAGAGATTCTACTGCAGAGTCCTAGAGATTTGAAGGACATGGAGATTGAGAATTCTCTTAGAGAGGTTGGGGCACAAAGGGCAAAGGACATGCGTTCAATTGAGCATGGATGGGTTCCGAAAAAAGAACCTCAGATAACAAGACGTGTAGTGTCTTCGAATGGGAAAAGGACGATGACAAGACGTGCAACGTCAGTAGTATCCACTAGTGGTGAAGGCCAGACAATGAGGCACCTAGGCTCTACAGTATCCTCAAAAGAGAGTGAGTCTAACAAACCGGAGGTGAATCAGAAGCCTACTGAGTGGCTTGGCAGGAAGAGAGATTCATTGATGGTGGTGGCGTCACTCCTTGCAACTGTAGCCTTCCAAGCTGCAATAACCCCACCTGGAGGTGTTTGGCAAGATGACCTCCAAGTAGACGAGAATGGTAACCCAGTTGATAAGCCTCACACCGTAGGAACATCTATCATGGCCACTAATAAGGCAGAAGAGTATGGTATATTCATGATTTTTAACTCAATCACTTTCCTCTCATCCCTCAGCataattcttcttcttgttaGTGGGCTGCCTATAAAAAAACGGAAGTGGATGTGGATACAAATGATCATAATGTGGATTGCCATCACTACGCAAGTCTCAACTTACTTTCTCTCGCTCCGTCACTTGTCCCCTAAGAATTTGGAACCCGTCTTGAAACAGGTCACAGAGATATCAGTTTTGACATGGTTGTGTTTGATGTCGGTTGTTTTCATAGGGAATGTCATTCGTTTGAATTTATGGGTTCTCAGAAAGTATGGTTATATTAAGCCACAAGAGGTAGACCCATCAGCTACaattgatgaagaacttgaagagGTGTAA
- the LOC112189284 gene encoding PHD finger protein ALFIN-LIKE 4, with translation MEGPGAATAPQLSPRTVEEVFRDFKCRRAGIVKALTTDVGEFYEQCDPEKENLCLYGLPNEEWEVNLPAEEVPPELPEPALGINFARDGMKEKDWLSLVAVHSDAWLLGVAFYFGARFGFDRADRKRLFTMINDLPSVFEIVTGSVKKQAMEKSAVSNNSIHKPKSSSRGRGSEPGKYSKMLPKDEDEGLDEEDDEEHGETMCGSCGESYAADEFWICCDICEKWFHGKCVKITPARAEHIKHYKCPACSNKRMRP, from the exons ATGGAAGGACCAGGAGCAGCCACGGCGCCGCAGCTCAGCCCGCGCACCGTTGAAGAGGTTTTCAGGGACTTCAAGTGCCGGAGAGCCGGCATAGTCAAAGCTCTCACCACcg ATGTTGGTGAATTTTACGAGCAATGCGATCCTG AGAAGGAGAATCTTTGTTTGTATGGACTGCCTAATGAAGAGTGGGAAGTTAATCTACCTGCTGAGGAAGTTCCTCCAGAGCTTCCTGAACCTGCTTTGGGCATCAACTTTGCCAGAGATGGGATGAAAGAAAAGGACTGGTTGTCTCTGGTTGCAGTTCACAGTGATGCATGGTTACTTGGAGTGGCTTTCTATTTTGGTGCCAGATTCGGTTTTGACAGGGCTGACAG GAAACGTCTCTTCACTATGATAAATGATCTGCCATCAGTATTTGAGATTGTGACGGGCTCTGTGAAGAAACAGGCGATGGAGAAGTCAGCAGTTTCAAATAACAGCATCCATAAGCCAAAGTCAAGCTCTAGAGGG CGAGGCTCTGAACCAGGCAAATATTCAAAAATGCTGCCAAAGGACGAGGATGAGGGACtggatgaggaagatgatgaggagCATGGGGAAACTATGTGTGGTTCCTGTGGGGAGAGCTATGCTGCAGATGAATTCTGGATTTGTTGCGACATTTGTGAGAAGTGGTTCCATGGAAAATGCGTGAAGATAACTCCTGCCAGAGCTGAGCACATCAAGCATTACAAGTGCCCTGCATGCAGCAACAAGAGAATGCGGCCTTGA